In Janthinobacterium sp. B9-8, the genomic stretch TCCAGCATGCCGTGCTTTTGAAAAGGAAAAGCATCTAATTTCATATGCACCGGATCGCCTTCTTTAATATAGCCAATATCCAGTGAATCAATTTTTGCCTCGACCTCAAGCACAGCGCCCAAAGGAACCAGCGTAAACATTTGCTCTGCTTCTTTTAAAATAGAGCCTTGTGACAACTTAGCAATATCCAGCACAACCGCATCCACAGGAGAAACCAGCGAAACCATTTTTCTGCGTTTATCTGATTTTTGTAATTGCTCATTCAAGCCATCGCGCTCCCGCGTGGCCGCCAGCATGTCTTCCATTACTTTTTGCCGCCAGCCTTTGGAAAAGGCCATTTTCTCGGCCTGTAAAGCGCCCTGCTCTTTTAATATTTCGTACTCTTTATTTTGCACTAGGCCTAAATCACGCTCGATTTCTAAACGCCTGTCTCTTACCTCCAGCAGGCGCAGCTTGGAATCGTATTGCTGTACAACCGCTTTTTCCTGCATCGATTCAATTTCAACCATCGATTTAAGCCGCTTAGATAACACTTGAAAATCATGGCGGTTCGATTGCAGCGACGCGCCTAAGCGGGCGAGATTCTGATCTATTTTGGCGGCTTGTGCCCGAAAATTAGCTTGCCGCTCACCTAAAATTTGCGCCTGCAAAATCGTATCTGCATCGGTATTGGCATTACTTCTGGCTTTACCGCTCAGCTCGGATTGCAAGCTCGCAATTTGCGTTTCCAGACTTTGTAAACGGGAGCGCAGCTGGGCGTCATCCGCCTGGGCAAAAGTAGGATCAAGCGTGGCCAGCAATTGCCCTTTGCGCACCACTTGGCCAACGCGCACTTCAATACGCTGAATAATCGATGTTTCAAAAGGCTGAACCACAATATTGGGGGAAGGATTAACCAGACGCCCCTGCGCCACCACCACTTGCTCTACTTCAGAAAAATTGGCCCATAGCAAAAAACTAACAAAGGAGAGCAATAAAACCAGCATGGTGCTGCGCACATAAAACGGCAGCTGCCTCTGCTCGATTTCATCGGCATCAGGCAAAAAATCAACCGCAGCTGAATCCTTTTTGCCTTTCTTTTCTACAGGTGGCTTGTTTGCTGATGCCATAGATGTTGGTATGTCTCGCAGCGGGTTAAGAGTTCTTCATGGCGGCCGCTATCCATCAGTTGGCCCTGCTGCATCACCAGAATAGTGTGTGCATTCACCAAGGTAGAGAGGCGGTGAGAAATCATGATCACCGTTCGCCCCACCGCAATTTTGGATAGGTTGCGGATAAAAATCGCTTCGCTTTCTGGGTCCAGCGCGCTGGCTGCTTCATCCAGTATCAAAATACGGGGCTTTGCAAGCAGCGAGCGTGCAATCGATAAACGCTGCTTTTGCCCGCCGGATAAATTAGATGCGTTTTCTTCCAGCATGGTGTCGTAGCCCTGCGGCATACGCTCGATAAACTCGTCTGCGCCAGCGGCTTCTGCTGCGGCTACAATTTCTTCAAATGAGGCATCGGGCTTGGTCACAATTAAATTTTGCCGCACCGTGCCACGGAACAAAAAGTTCTCCTGCAATACAACGCCAATTTGCCGACGTAAATGCGGCAATTCAATTTCACGCGCGTCCATGCCATCAAAGCGAACAATCCCGCCCTGCAAAGGATAAAGACCTTGAATAAGCTTGGTCACCGTGGTTTTACCCGAGCCACTGCGCCCCACAATCCCCACCACCGCACCAGAAGGAATCGTAAAACTGGCGCTATTTAAAGCCGTGGCAGTGGCACCGGGGTAGCGAAAACTCACTTCATCAAACACAATTTCACCGACCAGCTGCGGCCGTAAACCGCCTGCCCCAACCCGGCCTTCTGATGGGCGATTCATCACCTCACCCATCATTCGCACCGATAGCGCGGTTTCTTGGTATTCATTTACCAAACCAACAATGGCAATCAAGGGCTGCACCACCCGGCTAGACATCATTTGAAATGCAATCAGCGCACCCACTGTCAGCGTTTGATCAAACACATCCTGAGCACCAATCACAATCACCACCACCGGCAAGAGTTTGCCTAGAAAATCAGTAATTGCATTACCAATAATCGAAATCTGCCCCACTTTAAAATGTAAGGTAATGGCTTCAGCCGAAAGCTGATCCCAAGTGCGGCGCTGTTTTGGCTCAATCGCCAGCGCTTTTACCGTGCGCATACCGTGAATAGTTTCGACCATCATGGCTTGCCGCTGGCCTTCGGCAGAATAAAGACTATTTAAGCGGCGCTGATAGGTCGGCACCATTGCCGCAACCACACAGGTAATCAAAGCGGCAAACAACAAAACAATCATTGATAATTTGCCCGAATACGAAAATAAAATAGGCAAGAAAATAAGCAATGACATCAAATCAAGCGCAGTAAAAAACAATCGGCCAGTAAGAAAACTACGAATTTTCTCCAGCTGCTGCATATGCCGGGAAACCACACCGGCCGAATTGCTTTCAAAATAGTCAATCGGTAAAGAAAGTAAATGCCCAAATACACGCCGGGTAAGCCGCATATCTATTTTATTGGTTGCGGCTAAAGTCAGAATCTGGCGTAAAAAACCAAATGCAGTATCAAATAAAAGCGCCAGCACAATCCCTGCGGCAAGCACCCAAAGTGTAGACAGGCTTTGGTGAGTCAGCACTTTATCAATCACCAGCTGAAAGAAAATCGGCGACGCAAGCGATAAAAACTGCATCACAATCGCGGCAATAAAAATATCGCGAAAAGCACTTTTTTGCTTGGCAATTTCCGGAAGAAACCAGGTTAATCCAAAGGGTTGATCAGGGTCTGCCAGCTTATGCTCTCGCTTGGCAAAAAACACCTCACCAGCCCAGCGATTACAAAATGTGGCCTCGTCTTCCAATATCACCGCAGATTGGCTGGCCATCGGATCGATCAGGGCAACTTTCACCCCTTCCTCGCCATCAGAGCGAACCCCCACCACAATCACAGCATGATCAAATGCCGTGCGGGCAATCAGTGGAAACACCCCACCTTGAGCAATTAAGCCTGCCCAGGTGAGCTTATCGCTTCTAGCCTTTAGGCCAATATCATTGGCAATACGTAATAAAACAGGATTACCGGGTTCTTCATTACCCAAAGCATATTCATCAATCAAACGCTCAGGATTAATCTGTAAACCATGATGCTGAGCAATGGCTGCCAAACATTGGATCACAGTATGCAGTGGCTTTTCTGACATTATAAAAGGGTGTCTTTATATAAAATGGGCCAATCAAACGAAGATATCGTTATTTTTATCATAAAGGCGCTAAACGCGTTTTTCCTGCAAAGTACGCTTTAAAGGCCCGCGCTGCGGGCACCATAAAAGACGTAGCGATATGCAAGGAGTTTTTATATTAATACTTATAGCGTCTTAATCAGTATAACGTAGCAAATGCGGCATAGCCTTTATTTTTAGCGCCATTAAATATTTAGCAACAGATACAAATAAAAATATTAATCCACATAAAAAAACGGGCAGGACCATTGCGGCCTTGCCCGTTTTTTAGCAGCGAACCGCTCGTTTACTTGATGGCCAGAATACCGGCATCCGCAGCACTCGCCAGACCATTCAGGCGTAATCTCTGCTCAGCAGAAACCAGAGAATCACCCGCAGATTCGATCAGCTTGCCATTAGCGTCAAATTGCTTCATTAGATCGCTCATTTGGCCAATATGATCTGCCCCCGCATCGGCCAAGCCAAGCTCTGCAGTAAGATGAACCTGTAACTTACTTACATCAGCAACTGCGCCTTGTTTTTCATTTTCCTCAAAGGCAGAAATGGCCTGTACCAAATCAACCACTCTTGAGCGCATATCCGGCTCGGCCACCGTGGCAGCAGCAGGATTATCTGCCACAAACCAAACATCCGCCGCGGCATGACTTGTTCCATCGGTGCGTTGGTAAGTCGATTTCAGCCCGATAAAGTTGCCGTTATCTTTCTCTGCCGTCTTGCTCACATCCAGATTCAACTTGGCAATATCAAGCGAGGCTAAGGTCTTCAGCTCTGCAACCTGGCTGACCCCATCGGCATTTTCATCCAGCCATACACGCAGATCATTGAAGCCATCATCGTGAAGATCAACCGTGCCATCCTGATTACTATCCAGCTCGGCCAGAGCGGCATAACCATCGGCGGCCTTGTCCCCGCTGCTGAGCACCGTGGATGTACCAAACAGCTCTTTACCGTCGTTAATCGTGCCATCCTGATTACGATCCATCACCAGCAAGCCGTCTCCTTTGCCAACCCAGCCAGTATTGGTTTTATGGCCAGTTGCGTACAAGTCAAACTGAACACCGTCCGCAATGCTTGCCGTACTGACCCCATTACCATCCAAGTCCAGAATCAGCGGGCTACCTAAGGCCAGATGAGAAATCTGCTCGGTTGTAAACGCCCCAATCTGGGAAGAAGTCATCACCATCACTTGCGTGGTGGTCATGGCGGCAACCTGATCCGTTGTAAACGCCTGAATCTGGGTGGTTGTAAATTCCACAATCTGCACGGTCGTCAGCGCAGCAACCGCACTCGTCTTCAGGACAATCAGATCTGTTGTTTCAAGCGCAACAATGCCGCTCGTTGTTAAGGCTTTAATCTGCGTTGAGGACAAGGTAGCCGTCTGTGCTGTTGTCAGCGCCACCACCTGTGCTGATGTCAGCACATTGATTTGCTTAGTCGTCAAGGCAGAGAAGGCCGTTGTGACAAGAGCAGCAAAGTCTGTAGTTTGCAGCGCAGCAACATTATTAGTCGACAAGGCCGCTACCTGATTCGAATTCAATACCGCAGCCTGCACAGCAGTTAAGGCCACAATTTGATCGGTTGTAAAGCCTGTTGCAAAGCTTGCGGCTGTTAATGCGCTCACCTGATCGGTTGTGAAATTAGCAACCTGTGCAGTAGTCATGGCATTCACTTGCGCAGTGTTCAGGGCGGCAATGCCGCTCGTGCGCAATACCACCACATCGCGAGTTTCAAGCGCTGCCACACTGGTCGTTGAAAGCGCTGCAATTTGTGCCGAAGACAGCGTTGCAGCCTGATCGGTCGTAAGTGCAGCAGCCTGATCGGTGGTAAATACCCGCACCTGCGCCGTGGTCATGGCCGCCACTGCCGTAGTGGTCAATACAGCCAGATCGCGGGTTTCCAGTGCAGCAATATTGGTGGTTGAAAGGGCTGCCACTTGCCTTGATGTCAGCTCAATGGCTTGGGCAGTGGTCAGCGCCGCTGCTTGATCGGTCGTCATGCCCACCAAAGAGCTGGTCGTTAAGTTAATCACCTGATCCGTCGTCAGTTTGGATACTTGATCGGTGGTCAGTGCTTTGACTTGTGCGCTGGAGAGTGCAGCAATGGCCAGCGTGCTGATCACGGCCAAATCGCGAGTTTCAAGGGCTGCGATATTGCTGGTCGATAGTGCAGCCACCTGACGGGAAGTCAGCACTGCGGCCTGCGCCGTTGTCAGGGCTTCTGCCTGATCAGTCGTTAATCCCAGCAAGGAACTGGTTGCCAAGACCACAACTTGATCCGTCGTAAGATTCGCCACTTGTGCCGTAGTCAGTGCTTTAACTTGATTACTTGAAAGCACAGCCACTGCCGCTGTGCTCAATACGGCCAAATCACGCGTTTCCAGTGCAGCGATATTGTTTGTCGACAAGCCAGCCACCTGGCGGGTGGTCAGCACAGCGGCTTGTGCCGTAGTCAGCGCAACCACTTGCTCAGAGGTCAAACCACTGGCTACCGCTGCGGTACTCAACACAATCACCTGATCGGTGGTCAGGTTATTCACTTGCGCCGTGGTCATGGCATTCACTTGTGCTGTGTTCAGGGCGGCAATGCCGCTGGTTTTAAGCACAATCACATCACGGGTTTCAAGCGCTGCCACACTGGTCGTTGAAAGCGCTGCAATTTGTGCCGAAGACAGCGTTGCGGCCTGATCGGTCGTGAGTGCAGCAGCCTGATCCGTGGTGAATGCCCTCACCTGGCTGGTGGTCATGGCGGCCACGGCAGTGGTCGTCAATACAGCCAGATCACGCGTTTCCAGCGCGGCGATATTGGTGGTTGAAAGGGCAGCCACTTGCCTTGAAGTCAACTCAACCGCTTGAGCCGTCGTCAGGGCAACCACTTGATCCGTGGTCATGCCCACCAAAGAGCTGGTCGTTAAGTTAATCACCTGATCGGTGGTCAGCTTGGACACTTGATCCGTCGTCAGTGCTTTGACTTGCGCACTAGAGAGTGCAGCAATGGCCAGCGTGCTGATCACGGCCAGATCGCGGGTTTCAAGGGCGGCAATATTGGTGGTACTCAACGCCGCTACTTGGCGAGAGGTAAGCACTGCCGCTTGCGCCGTGGTAAGTGCTGCAGCCTGATCGGTGGTTAAGCCGAGCAAGGAACTAGTAGTCAGAACCAGTGTTTGATCGGTGGTCAGATTAGCGACTTGCGCCGTTGTCAGTACTTTGACTTGATTACTTGAAAGCACGGCCACTGCCGCTGTACTCAATACGGCCAAATCACGTGTTTCC encodes the following:
- a CDS encoding HlyD family type I secretion periplasmic adaptor subunit, giving the protein MASANKPPVEKKGKKDSAAVDFLPDADEIEQRQLPFYVRSTMLVLLLSFVSFLLWANFSEVEQVVVAQGRLVNPSPNIVVQPFETSIIQRIEVRVGQVVRKGQLLATLDPTFAQADDAQLRSRLQSLETQIASLQSELSGKARSNANTDADTILQAQILGERQANFRAQAAKIDQNLARLGASLQSNRHDFQVLSKRLKSMVEIESMQEKAVVQQYDSKLRLLEVRDRRLEIERDLGLVQNKEYEILKEQGALQAEKMAFSKGWRQKVMEDMLAATRERDGLNEQLQKSDKRRKMVSLVSPVDAVVLDIAKLSQGSILKEAEQMFTLVPLGAVLEVEAKIDSLDIGYIKEGDPVHMKLDAFPFQKHGMLEGKVRTISEDSFRNETAPRGADAFYITHINLGPNKLKMMTGKSRLLPGMTVSAEIVVGKRSVISYLIWPLTKAMEEAIREP
- a CDS encoding peptidase domain-containing ABC transporter, translating into MSEKPLHTVIQCLAAIAQHHGLQINPERLIDEYALGNEEPGNPVLLRIANDIGLKARSDKLTWAGLIAQGGVFPLIARTAFDHAVIVVGVRSDGEEGVKVALIDPMASQSAVILEDEATFCNRWAGEVFFAKREHKLADPDQPFGLTWFLPEIAKQKSAFRDIFIAAIVMQFLSLASPIFFQLVIDKVLTHQSLSTLWVLAAGIVLALLFDTAFGFLRQILTLAATNKIDMRLTRRVFGHLLSLPIDYFESNSAGVVSRHMQQLEKIRSFLTGRLFFTALDLMSLLIFLPILFSYSGKLSMIVLLFAALITCVVAAMVPTYQRRLNSLYSAEGQRQAMMVETIHGMRTVKALAIEPKQRRTWDQLSAEAITLHFKVGQISIIGNAITDFLGKLLPVVVIVIGAQDVFDQTLTVGALIAFQMMSSRVVQPLIAIVGLVNEYQETALSVRMMGEVMNRPSEGRVGAGGLRPQLVGEIVFDEVSFRYPGATATALNSASFTIPSGAVVGIVGRSGSGKTTVTKLIQGLYPLQGGIVRFDGMDAREIELPHLRRQIGVVLQENFLFRGTVRQNLIVTKPDASFEEIVAAAEAAGADEFIERMPQGYDTMLEENASNLSGGQKQRLSIARSLLAKPRILILDEAASALDPESEAIFIRNLSKIAVGRTVIMISHRLSTLVNAHTILVMQQGQLMDSGRHEELLTRCETYQHLWHQQTSHL